From a single Acidobacteriota bacterium genomic region:
- a CDS encoding sigma-54-dependent Fis family transcriptional regulator gives MAKKGSILVVDDEEIMRDVLETLLSSAGYRVGLAKTGEEGLELYQQQPFDLVLLDVSMPGMGGLNTLEALLKHDPEAVVIMITAYATFDTAVTAWQVGAYNCIRKPFENNQILRVVEGGLRRRRKDEEHRELKKTLRQVSQKNEIIARSPRMLEILELVEQIAPARTTVLIQGESGTGKELIARALHFSSPRSESGQFVTVNSGNIPTELLESELFGHLRGAFTGAFTAKKGLFEVADGGSIFLDEIGNLAVETQSKLLRVIQEREFIPLGDTSPRRVDVRIIAATNVDLRQHVAEGKFREDLFYRLNVISIDLPPLRERREDILPLAKHFIHKYNEENARHLAEEIRPEILALLEAYPWPGNVRELASSIERAVVISRSNELELEYLRDEILHPERKSGTFGSETGPLSPPVDISQGISFYDEVARFEVSLIRKAMDLTSGHQSRAAKLLGLNATTLNSKIKTYNIKV, from the coding sequence ATGGCCAAAAAAGGTTCAATTCTTGTTGTTGACGATGAAGAAATCATGCGAGACGTGCTTGAGACCTTGCTCTCAAGCGCCGGGTATCGCGTCGGACTGGCAAAAACCGGTGAAGAAGGGCTGGAACTGTATCAACAGCAGCCGTTTGACCTGGTTTTGCTCGATGTCTCAATGCCGGGAATGGGAGGCTTAAACACCCTGGAAGCGCTCCTCAAGCACGACCCGGAAGCCGTGGTGATTATGATTACCGCCTATGCCACCTTTGACACCGCTGTGACCGCGTGGCAGGTCGGCGCCTATAACTGCATCCGCAAACCTTTTGAAAACAACCAGATCCTGCGAGTGGTCGAAGGCGGGCTTCGGCGGCGGCGCAAGGACGAAGAGCACCGCGAACTCAAGAAAACGCTCCGTCAGGTGAGCCAGAAAAACGAGATCATCGCCCGCAGTCCACGGATGCTCGAAATTCTGGAACTGGTTGAGCAGATTGCCCCGGCGCGGACGACGGTTTTGATTCAGGGCGAATCCGGAACTGGAAAAGAGTTAATTGCCCGGGCATTGCATTTTTCGAGTCCGCGTTCTGAAAGCGGCCAGTTTGTGACGGTCAACTCGGGCAACATTCCAACTGAACTGCTTGAAAGTGAATTGTTTGGCCATTTGCGGGGTGCGTTTACCGGGGCCTTTACCGCCAAAAAAGGGTTGTTTGAAGTGGCCGACGGCGGCAGTATTTTTCTGGACGAAATTGGAAATCTGGCAGTCGAGACCCAAAGCAAACTGCTGCGGGTAATTCAGGAGCGCGAGTTCATTCCATTGGGCGATACGTCGCCGCGTCGGGTAGATGTGCGGATCATTGCCGCCACCAACGTAGATTTGCGCCAGCACGTCGCGGAAGGGAAATTCCGCGAAGACCTGTTTTACCGACTCAACGTGATCAGCATTGACCTGCCGCCGCTGCGTGAACGCCGCGAAGACATTCTCCCGCTCGCCAAACATTTCATTCACAAGTACAACGAAGAGAATGCCCGCCACCTGGCTGAAGAAATCCGTCCGGAAATCCTGGCCTTGCTCGAAGCCTACCCCTGGCCGGGCAATGTCCGCGAACTGGCGAGTTCGATTGAGCGGGCCGTTGTGATTTCCCGCAGCAACGAACTGGAGCTGGAATACCTGCGCGATGAGATTTTGCATCCCGAGCGCAAGTCAGGCACCTTCGGCAGCGAGACTGGGCCGCTGTCGCCGCCGGTGGATATTTCCCAGGGCATCTCGTTTTATGACGAAGTTGCGCGTTTTGAAGTGAGCCTGATCCGCAAGGCCATGGACCTGACAAGCGGCCACCAGAGCCGCGCTGCCAAGCTGTTGGGCCTCAACGCCACTACGCTCAACAGCAAGATCAAGACCTACAACATTAAAGTCTGA
- the bshA gene encoding N-acetyl-alpha-D-glucosaminyl L-malate synthase BshA: protein MNIGITCYATYGGSGIVGSELGMELARRGHQVHFISSALPTRITELNDNVHFHEVEIANYPLFDHPPYTLALAVKMAEVIREQKLDLLHVHYAIPHSVAAFLAREMLVDFKHIPFVTTLHGTDITLVGADRSYLPITRFGILKSDGVTAVSQYLKTATCEVFDVPQDVIEVIPNFISPQIYQRKPQDCLLEKCAPKGEKILMHISNFRAVKRVTDCIRIFARLNGKLKAKLLMVGDGPEKSQAEWLARQLGVHKDVVFAGKQPNIPAYLSLADVLLLPSETESFGLSALEAMACEVPVVASHVGGLPEVVIDGETGYLADVGDIEAMAKYVQKILTSESLGKKMGALGRQVAIERYSAASIIPHYEAYYQKVLDRANSAA, encoded by the coding sequence GTGAACATTGGAATTACCTGTTATGCAACATATGGCGGGAGCGGTATTGTCGGATCGGAATTAGGCATGGAACTGGCCCGGCGTGGCCATCAGGTGCATTTTATTTCTTCGGCTTTGCCCACCCGAATTACTGAACTCAACGACAATGTGCATTTTCACGAAGTCGAAATTGCCAATTATCCGCTCTTTGATCATCCTCCCTATACCCTGGCGCTGGCGGTCAAAATGGCTGAGGTCATTCGCGAACAAAAACTGGATTTGTTGCACGTCCACTATGCCATTCCACACTCGGTGGCGGCCTTTCTGGCGCGTGAAATGCTGGTTGATTTCAAACATATTCCGTTTGTGACCACCCTGCATGGTACTGATATCACACTGGTTGGGGCTGATCGTTCATATCTTCCGATTACGCGGTTTGGGATTCTGAAAAGCGATGGCGTAACGGCGGTTTCCCAGTACCTGAAAACGGCGACCTGCGAAGTATTTGACGTGCCCCAGGATGTGATCGAAGTGATCCCAAACTTTATTTCACCCCAAATTTATCAGCGCAAACCACAGGATTGTCTGCTTGAGAAATGTGCTCCCAAAGGCGAAAAGATCCTGATGCACATTTCGAATTTTCGTGCGGTCAAGCGGGTAACTGATTGTATCCGCATCTTTGCCCGGCTCAACGGCAAGTTAAAAGCCAAATTGTTGATGGTGGGTGATGGCCCAGAGAAATCACAGGCCGAGTGGCTGGCGCGTCAGCTTGGGGTTCACAAAGACGTGGTGTTTGCCGGTAAACAGCCCAATATTCCGGCCTACCTGTCGCTGGCCGATGTCTTGCTGTTGCCGAGCGAAACCGAATCCTTTGGACTTTCCGCACTTGAAGCCATGGCCTGTGAAGTTCCGGTCGTTGCCAGTCACGTCGGCGGCCTGCCTGAAGTCGTCATTGATGGCGAAACCGGGTACCTGGCTGACGTCGGCGATATTGAAGCCATGGCAAAATATGTTCAAAAAATATTGACGAGCGAGTCATTAGGCAAAAAAATGGGCGCGCTTGGGCGACAAGTAGCTATCGAACGATACAGCGCAGCGAGTATTATTCCGCACTATGAAGCCTATTATCAGAAAGTGCTGGATCGAGCGAATTCAGCCGCTTGA
- the aroA gene encoding 3-phosphoshikimate 1-carboxyvinyltransferase — protein MSSTVSLSKTLSLAGTLTLPGDKSISHRLGMLASLADGTTHIINFATSADCQSTLNCMRALGVTVEVTDLETNSIAIEGRGRTGLQPPSRVLDAGNSGTTIRLLSGILAGQPFVSTIMGDESLSQRPMRRIMTPLTTMGARIEATNDQFAPLTIHGGALHPIQYALPMASAQVKSCILLAGLYADGETSVIEPVPTRDHTERMLRAFGVNLTTDGKEIRIQGGQRLKAPATSCTVPSDFSSAAFFLAAALMVEEADLTIRNVGMNPTRTGMLQLLQSLGAEIQIENERVEIGEPVADLRVTHHHRVAAAPLVLKGDIIPNIIDELPILAVLGACLGGVEIRDARELRVKESDRIRLVVENLRRLGAEVTEFEDGLSAPGNQPFRGTVIDTAGDHRIAMAFAIAALVADGNTHIQGAECVEVSFPKFYNVLHAVRQA, from the coding sequence ATGTCATCAACTGTTTCGCTCTCAAAAACTTTAAGTCTTGCCGGCACTCTCACGTTGCCGGGAGACAAATCCATTTCTCATCGGCTTGGGATGCTGGCGTCCCTGGCCGATGGAACCACCCACATCATCAATTTTGCCACCAGCGCTGATTGCCAGAGCACGCTCAATTGTATGCGGGCACTTGGGGTCACGGTCGAGGTGACGGATTTGGAGACGAACTCGATTGCGATTGAGGGCAGGGGGCGGACCGGGTTGCAACCTCCGAGTCGGGTGCTTGATGCCGGCAATTCGGGGACGACCATCCGACTCCTGTCAGGAATCCTGGCCGGACAGCCGTTTGTCAGTACCATCATGGGTGATGAGTCCCTGTCTCAGCGTCCAATGCGGCGCATTATGACACCGCTGACCACAATGGGCGCCCGGATCGAGGCGACCAATGACCAGTTTGCCCCATTGACAATTCATGGCGGCGCATTGCATCCAATTCAATACGCCTTGCCAATGGCCAGTGCCCAGGTGAAGTCGTGTATCTTGCTGGCCGGGCTGTATGCCGACGGTGAAACCTCGGTGATTGAACCAGTTCCAACGCGTGACCACACCGAGCGCATGCTGCGTGCGTTTGGGGTCAACCTGACAACAGACGGGAAGGAAATCCGAATCCAGGGCGGCCAGCGGTTGAAAGCGCCGGCGACGAGTTGCACGGTGCCATCGGACTTTTCGTCTGCGGCCTTCTTTCTGGCGGCGGCGTTAATGGTTGAAGAAGCCGATTTGACCATTCGCAATGTCGGCATGAACCCCACCCGGACGGGAATGCTCCAGTTACTCCAGTCGCTTGGGGCCGAAATTCAGATTGAAAACGAACGAGTTGAGATTGGCGAACCAGTGGCTGATTTGCGGGTCACTCACCATCATCGAGTGGCCGCCGCACCCCTGGTGCTCAAGGGAGACATCATCCCCAACATCATTGATGAATTGCCGATTCTGGCTGTGCTCGGGGCATGTTTAGGCGGGGTTGAAATTCGCGACGCCAGAGAACTCCGGGTCAAAGAAAGCGACCGCATCCGGCTGGTGGTTGAAAATCTTCGGCGGCTGGGAGCTGAAGTCACCGAGTTTGAGGACGGATTAAGCGCGCCGGGCAATCAGCCCTTCCGCGGAACAGTCATTGATACCGCCGGAGACCACCGCATTGCCATGGCGTTTGCCATTGCCGCCCTGGTTGCCGATGGAAACACCCATATACAAGGGGCTGAATGCGTTGAAGTTTCTTTCCCGAAGTTTTACAACGTTTTACACGCTGTCAGGCAGGCGTGA